The segment CATAGCCACTCCCTTTGTGTCCATAAACAACTTTTTGATTGCTCCTCAAAGGAGGAAGCAAGCCTATCATGCCATTGAGTTGATTTTTTCACAATCTCAATCATAAGTTCAGCTAGCCTATCATGCCATTGAGTTGATTTTTTCGCACTCTCAACCACAAGTTAAACTAGCCTATCATGCCACCAACCACAAATGAAGACCTTCAAACTACTAAGAACTTTATGGCATAAgaccattttcattattttttttaaatgcaacatcaaaggtggaaaaaaaaatgtttaaaaaaagaaaagcaattaaaataagAGCCAAAAAAAGGACAGATACACCCTAGGTTCAGATGGGTTCCCTCGAACCGTGCCCAAGAACACAACCCCTCTCCCACATCCTCACCAGACTTGCAGGCAGATCAGACCAGATTACAGATTCAGTTTAAACTGAACCTGGATCTGACCAATTTGTAGCCAAATCTGGTAATATAATCGAAGACCTATCTTAGATGCCCGTGCAAGACTTGTCTGCAATTATAGATGTTGGGAAGAGTGATGCAAACTCCTTTGACCTATAGTTATACTTTTAGTTTTATAATTTgtttgatgccatggatttcataacaattgcaatatttataaaattatatatttaaaaacatTGATTCTTTAAGCTAAAATCTTCTTTTGTACTTACGTAATCAATGTATACTTGTGAATGTAATCAAAATAGCTTCCATTTTGATTGAATCTTTAAAGTTCATTTATTAAAGAGTGCATGACAAAAACTTTAAATTCTTACAAATCTCTAGATTTTATGGTTTTCCAAATTTGCCAAAGTCTTGGTCAAGTCCGAGTCCAggtcaaaaatcagcttgccaaGTACATCCAAATCGTGTAACTATTGTACAGATACATACCTACTAATGATAAAAGACCTACTAAAGATGAAAGACATAATTGAATTACTCCACAGAAGATATAAATAAGAACTACATATTCAACAATATTACCCTACAATCAAATCACACTTCAAACATACGAAAATGACGGATATGGGGAACTGGACTTTTTATAACCTCATATACATTACAAGCACTATTCAAGTACAGCAATTATACAAGTCAGTCTCATAAAAAAGGCTTTAAGTACTTATCTTGTAAGAAGTAACAAATAGACTCTGATTATCAAGCTCAACGCTCTTTAAAAAATTACTCTTCGGACACCCAACAAATTAGAGGGTCAATCTGTAGAAAAGTAAGGCAGAAGAAGTCTGCTCCAATGGCTACCACAGATATGGTCATCAAAGTGATGATTAGAAAGTATTGAAATAATAATGTACAATCATTACTCTGACAGCATCAAATGTGTGTGAAATACAATTTATCAGTTCGCAATTTGTAAGTTTATAGAAATAAAAATGGTCCAAACAGTATCCCTTGAAAAACATCATAGAACAGAGTACTTCCCAGGTTGAACTGATCCTGGTAAAGAAAGAGACTGTGCTGTATAATCTTCCAACACTCGTTTCAACTCAGCTTTGGCCTTCTTCACAGATGATTCTGTTGGACCTTCAATAAACAAATAAAGCTTGCGCTCTCCTGGCCCAGGAATTTTTCCAGGGGGATAATATTGGCCCCTTGTTGTGATTGCAGCTCCTGTCCACTCACTAATAGGTCCCAAGGTCTCCTTGTGGGTTACCTTCCATCGCGCATTTTGAGGGAAATCATTGATTTCCAGTTCTCCTTCATAGTGTTCTGGCATAGCATCTTTCTGTATCTTTGCAAGATTATGTTGTAGATTAAGGGCTGCAGCTAAGGCCTGTACTCTTGCAGCTGCATCATTCGGAACAGGGAAGGCACCTGCCAGACCAGATACGGGTAATGCTGCTCCAGGAAGGCCAGACACAGTTGGTGTCCCTCCTACCCAGGTTTCTCCAGGGAGAGCCCCAGTCGATAAGCCCACAGTTGCAAGTGCTCCAGAGTTGGCCAGTGACATCGGCATTGTAGTAATGCTTGCTTTTGTCACTGCAGCCAATGCTGCAGCTTGAGCGAGTGCTGCAGCATGTTCAAGGTCACTTCCTGCCTTGCGTATTCCATCATCTTCAGAATCGGAATCAGACTTGTAATATTCTTCAAATCCATACTCTCTTGCTTGGGCTTTCTTTACAGCTTTTCTggcttcctcctcctcctcattgaaCTTAAATCCACTACCACCATAACCCGTGCCATGAGCATGTTCTGTACCTTGGCTCACCTTAGCCATAAACCCAGTTGCAAGATTTTTGAGGTCCTCGGGTATAGCTTGTTCAGACAACTCCAATGCTTTAACAAGGTCAGGAGCATATCTGTCCTCTTCCTCAGAAACGAAGGTAACAGCAACACCCTTGCGGCCTGCTCTTCCAGTTCTCCCCACCCTGTGGACATAATCTTCATAGTGATTTGGTGCATCAAAGTTTACTACAAGCTCAAGCTCTTTAACATCTAAACCTCTTGCTGCAATACTAGTAGCAATTAGCAAATTACACACATTGCTCTTAAAATCTGAAATAGTAGACTCACGGTCTGTCTGGTCTTTAGCTCCATGAAGTGAGAGACATGGATAGCCGTGTCTGAGCAATTCCTTGAACAGACTATCACACTTCTCCTGAGAATGCACGAACACTAAAATTTTACCCTTTTCATACCACTCACCAAGGAGCTCCAAAAGCCTCAAAAACCTCTCACCTTCAGGACGCACCTCAATGGACTGAGCAATATCCTTGTTAACAACACTACGCCCACCAACTTGAATCTCCACTGGCTTATTCAACACTTTCCGAGCAAGAAACTCCACCTGCCGGGGGAATGTGGCAGAGTAGAGCACAGTCTGTCTGTCTGGTCTTGTATTTTGAACTATCCTAGTAATCTGAGGCTCAAATCCCATATCAAACATTCGATCCGCTTCATCCATGACAAGGTAAGTGACTCTGCTTAGGTTTGTTATCTTGCCTCCACTTGTGCATAGGATATCAATCATTCTACCAGGTGTGCAAACAACAATTTCAGTACCTCGCTTCAAATCACTGATTTGTTGCGCCACTCCAGAACCTCCATACACAGGCACACAACTTAAACCAAGAACCTTGGCAAACTTTCTGATATCAGCATGAATTTGTTGAACAAGCTCTCTTGTGGGGGCCATAATGAGTCCAATCGGCCCATCACCTGAAGCAAGAGGAGGTTGATCCTTGATATGCCTCAGCATAGGCAAAACAAATGCAAGAGTCTTACCGGAACCTGTTTTTGCTATACCAATACAGTCTCTTCCACTCATGATAATCGGCAGACTTTGGGCTTGAATAGACATAGGTTTTTCATATCCTAATTTCTTTAAGACTTCAAGGACATTACGTGTCAATCCTGTCTGGTTCCATGTCTTTACAGGCTTTGGCACATCTTTACCACGTATCTTCAACTCTAGCTCCTTTCTGTATGCTGCAACTTCCTCTGCTGTCATCAGAAAAATCTCTCTTACTTCACGATAGAAATCTTTCCTAAAAGGAGGATACTGAATCTTGGAATGGTCTACAACAGATAACTTCTCAACTTTAGTTTTCTTCACTCTTTTCATAAATTCATCATCGTCTTCGTCATCAATTTGGTTCTCGTCATCATCTCCAACTTCATCATTATCTGCATCTGAATCATCACCAGGCATAATCCTTCCAAGAATGCCTTTATTTGATTTCCTTTTGTTTGTCCCATAATTTAAATCCTTCACTTCCTTTCCGATCCCTACGGAATTATCAGTTTTGCTGCTAAAGTTCTCAGCATCAGGCACAACCAATGTGTTCATAAATGCATCTAGAGGATCAAGTTCCTCTTCAACGTTGGCTTCCACTTTATCAATATCCATGGCTTCTCCATTATGCAGATTTTTATTTCCAGCCTCATCCACTGCAACGTCGCCATTTTCAAATATGAAACTTTTTGGAGGTCCATCCAATTCATCATCCGATTCTTCACCCTCTAGAGTCCACTTCTTCCCAGATTTAGGCTCcacttcattcttctcttctcctctcttctCATTCTCACTTTCCTCCTTTTTCCGCCTGAGCTCTTGCCACTCCTGAACTCTCCGCCGTCTCttttccatttcttcatcaagcCTCCTTTGCTCCTCCTCCATATCCTCTTTAACCTTTGTCTCCTCATCACTCTCgtcattctttcttttctttgtatcaaaATTTTTCCTGCCCTTTACATCTTCGTCCTCAGCCCTATGCCTATCCCCTTGATTTCTTCTTCCAACATCTTCATCATCCCTGTACCTGAAGCAAATATTTTTATAAGCTCAAAAATCCCAGTAACTAAGTTGGTGGTAATCTAAAACTGAAGCAAATATTTTTATAAGTTTAAAAATCCCAGTAACTAAGTTGGTGGTAATCTAAAATTAACATTCAATTTGCATTAAAAATTTTGATATACTCTATTTTCAAAAGACAAAATGGTTTTAAAAAACTTAGGGCGAGTCTTAAATTTCGAACTGTCAAAACTTTGCAAAAAAGGAAAATGGCAAATGTACCTGTTGTTGTCTTTGTTCCTCTCCCTTTCTCTATCATCACCTTTATACTTATCCTTACTCCTTTCCTTTCCTCTTAAAGAATCTTCTCTTTTTCTTCGCTTCTGATCCCGCTCATCGTCAGAATCTGAATCCCTAACCCTTTCAAAATCACGCCGCTTGcggtctctgtctctgtctctgatCCTTTCCTTGAGTTTCTCCCTCTCATCCTTCTCCTTATCTCTAACTCTTTCTCGGTCATCCCTATGCCTACTCTTACTGCTATCATTTTCCTTGTCCCTAGAATCTCTGTACCTTGAGTCCTTGTATTTTTCTGAATTTCTCTCCTTTTCTGACCTTCGATAATCTCGATCCTTTTTCTCAATTTCCCTCTCTTTCGATTTTTCTCTAACTCTGTTTCTGTCAgttttttcttccttttccttttccttttccctaTCTCTGTCTTTGTGTCTCTCTCTCTCGCTATGCTTTTCGCCATTCCGTTCTCGATCGCTTCTTCTATAACTCTCCTTCCTGTCTGCATCATCCCTCCTCGATCTGTGCTTTCCATCTTCCATAACTAAAATCCCTCTGATTTACCCTTCCTTCAAAAAACTCAAATCCGCAGGGTTTCAGATTTAAACGAGCGAAATTCTGAGCGCTAACATCATAACAAACACTTCTTAAGAAACCTATTTTGTCATAAAATTTCTCAATAACAACAGCAAGTTTTGGCCTCTGCGCGCTAAATACAGGGTATATTCGCAATTTTTTTCTTCCCCGGTAGGTTTGTATTAAAAATACTTATTTGAAACATAGATTTAAAGCAGGAGTGTGAAATGTCAACAACTTTATTCGGCTCTTTGTTGGTGAAAGAATAAAAAATAGCAATCGCGCTTGTTGCAAAACATAGGTTATTTGCATTTAATGTACTCGAaagatgtatatatattttttagaagCTAAAGGTAGAAAAAATACAAATTTGTTAAGCATTAAATTTAAGAGATTGTATTGAATATCAAatcttgattaaaaaaaaattatatttcagaGGTTTATGTGATTCTTACGAGGCAGATTAATTCTTGATAATTAATATTTATGATTTCTATCAAAAGAAAATTGAAGTGTAAGGTTTTGGGATTGTGGATTGTTAAAGTATGTTGTTTTGAATGGGAATAATGTGAGTTATCAAAACAATTAGTATAAGGTACAAATTATATAAATTTCGAGGTAGACAATGTAAAGATCAAAAACAATCATAGCAAATTGAATGGTTTGTTATCACTTTTGTAGACAATAGCAACAACTTTCTCAATTGCTCTATTAGCAAACACCTATAACAGCCCATAAATTGAAAATAAGCATAAAACCCAATGCACAAGATAATTGATTAAACAAAGCTACTCAATTTTAAGATTTGTAGCAAATCTCCTTCTCATTTATTTAGCATTACATTATTCAACTAGGAAGCCCATGGAATTTAGCATATTTTTACTATGCAAAGCAACCAagtcatttgtaaaaaacaaattcaTAAAGGATTGGAATGCTACCTACTCATCATTGCTTAAGAAAGATGCTTAGGAAAGGATTGGCGTATGACACAATTACCTCCTAGTCAAAAAATTTTGGCTCTGCATTTTTTATATCAATAACAAGGTTATAAAACTCAAGCTAAGATTATTTACCACCATATTGATGGAAGATATAACAACCATGTTGAGGTCAATCCATAGTTTTGTCCTTACTTGGTAATAATTGGCCCAAATCACTAATGAAGATAAGGAGCGACCACCGTAATGAACTTGATTAtttgtaagaaacactttgtgcaaaTAATTATCAATGTGAGTTAGTGGCCTAGGCTCAATGAAGCTCGTttcataaattaaaatttaattgaaCAAAATTCATTCTCTAAGAAAATATTGTTAACACTTACCCCTTAAGAGGATTCATCTCTTTTAATAGAATGTGGAGAGAAACATGGACTATGGATGCATTGATGTTGAATTCTACACAGCACTACTTGAAGAAAGTAATAATAGTGATGATTGAAATGGAAGAATGTCTACTAATAGTCTATGTTTAACTTTATGGATCAATTACAACATTCCAATTCCAAATCTACATTCTATAATTATCCAAATAGCAGTGTAATTCTATTATTGTAAAATGGGATACAATAATACCAAACTCAATGCATTTCCCAATTAATAAGCCACTTGGGTCAAGGCTCATGTTTTCCTTGTTGCTTGTAAATTATTGTGTCGATTGATTGATGTATATGAAATCAACTTGTATTTTTTACATGAAGATGGTAAAAGGAACTATAATTGTGGGTGTTATCAAAGGCACACTTGCTAGGTGTATCAAGATCATCAATTTTAATAGAATTTTGAAGTACAGGTAAAATAGGAGTTGTCACTATTCATCCTTAAATATATTTAATGCATCAAATTGATGAGCAAATAATTCATCACCAAAAGAAGCAATTGAATCCACAAGTTTGCAATCAGCATGTCATGGCCTTCTATTATCTCTTAGTGCTCCACAATTTCATCCATAGATGACATAATATAAATGGCACGATGTACAATGGTTTATATAAAAGGAGTTCACTCTAGCAAAAAGAGCCAAAAGCATCTTAATCTTTAGAAGGAATCATTACAAACTTAAGTGTGACATAAACAATTATAGGGACTACACTCCTCAACTAATTATTTGTACCAAATGCTATGAAGATTAAATTTTTATAGCTTCAATTAGTGAATCAatgcaacaacaacaataatcaagtcATTTGTACATCAATAAAAGTTAAAGATGCAGCATGCTCATTATCATAAGGATTGGCATAACATAAACACGATCGTTCGAGGACAAAGGATCTATTGTATTCTAGTGATTTTTAGTGATGAAACTTTTCTAATTGGAAGATATTTTGAATCAACCCATAaaaattttgggaatataataaaaaaaataagggGGCCAAATTGCCAAGAATTTACAATAAGTTAGTTCAATGGGTGTTAAATCATCACCTTGATATTTATGAAGTATTTATATTAGAATATTTTCATCATGATAGGTGACACATGATTGACAAGAAATTGCTTCAAATTTAGGAGGCATATTTCAATTAACAAACATTTTCACCAATGTCATTAAAAATCCACCTTATATGGGAAACAACTCCATTATTAtagttgtagacacataaatctgtccatgatttaaatgaatatttaatatttatttaatacataatattcctctattaattaaattgatatttaattaattcaccattAGCCTCTTCTTTTATCCTagtcaaatgatcaattggattaaccaatacaatgaaaagaggcctgcttatataggcaaggccatatggatgtatgagcacacaaatatgacatgtggctcaatgagaaacaagggtaggtaagaaatactaagggtaggtaggagaaataatataatattccacaagaggtggatgacccaccgaatgtggagtgtaacagcaaaataagaccacaaaaggtggaatttctcctacaagctctatccctaagtgcacacttccctaagtgtctcaattccaaattacaatgagatgcattatcctaagttaacttaagtaagtgtaataatatccaaaatgaatatttatttacaccaacacccccccttaagtgcaacttagg is part of the Cryptomeria japonica chromosome 10, Sugi_1.0, whole genome shotgun sequence genome and harbors:
- the LOC131038348 gene encoding DEAD-box ATP-dependent RNA helicase 42: MEDGKHRSRRDDADRKESYRRSDRERNGEKHSERERHKDRDREKEKEKEEKTDRNRVREKSKEREIEKKDRDYRRSEKERNSEKYKDSRYRDSRDKENDSSKSRHRDDRERVRDKEKDEREKLKERIRDRDRDRKRRDFERVRDSDSDDERDQKRRKREDSLRGKERSKDKYKGDDRERERNKDNNRYRDDEDVGRRNQGDRHRAEDEDVKGRKNFDTKKRKNDESDEETKVKEDMEEEQRRLDEEMEKRRRRVQEWQELRRKKEESENEKRGEEKNEVEPKSGKKWTLEGEESDDELDGPPKSFIFENGDVAVDEAGNKNLHNGEAMDIDKVEANVEEELDPLDAFMNTLVVPDAENFSSKTDNSVGIGKEVKDLNYGTNKRKSNKGILGRIMPGDDSDADNDEVGDDDENQIDDEDDDEFMKRVKKTKVEKLSVVDHSKIQYPPFRKDFYREVREIFLMTAEEVAAYRKELELKIRGKDVPKPVKTWNQTGLTRNVLEVLKKLGYEKPMSIQAQSLPIIMSGRDCIGIAKTGSGKTLAFVLPMLRHIKDQPPLASGDGPIGLIMAPTRELVQQIHADIRKFAKVLGLSCVPVYGGSGVAQQISDLKRGTEIVVCTPGRMIDILCTSGGKITNLSRVTYLVMDEADRMFDMGFEPQITRIVQNTRPDRQTVLYSATFPRQVEFLARKVLNKPVEIQVGGRSVVNKDIAQSIEVRPEGERFLRLLELLGEWYEKGKILVFVHSQEKCDSLFKELLRHGYPCLSLHGAKDQTDRESTISDFKSNVCNLLIATSIAARGLDVKELELVVNFDAPNHYEDYVHRVGRTGRAGRKGVAVTFVSEEEDRYAPDLVKALELSEQAIPEDLKNLATGFMAKVSQGTEHAHGTGYGGSGFKFNEEEEEARKAVKKAQAREYGFEEYYKSDSDSEDDGIRKAGSDLEHAAALAQAAALAAVTKASITTMPMSLANSGALATVGLSTGALPGETWVGGTPTVSGLPGAALPVSGLAGAFPVPNDAAARVQALAAALNLQHNLAKIQKDAMPEHYEGELEINDFPQNARWKVTHKETLGPISEWTGAAITTRGQYYPPGKIPGPGERKLYLFIEGPTESSVKKAKAELKRVLEDYTAQSLSLPGSVQPGKYSVL